One stretch of Chryseobacterium sp. LJ668 DNA includes these proteins:
- a CDS encoding DNA repair protein RecN — translation MLSRIYIKNFALIDALDVSLKNGLQVITGETGAGKSIILGALRLILGERADLKSISKTEEKSIVETEFDLNDQFKKFFIENDLDYEHQTIIRREILPSGKSRAFINDVPVTLDVLKELTSQLIDIHSQFETSNLFTADYQFKIIDGLSENKKFIEDYQQDFLEFQNLKLQLKKLQTQLSENTKESDYKQFLLNELEDLKLDDVDYDDLQNHLSVQENAEMISENIAQILARFHQEEIGILSFFNEAKNKLSKIAEVSHSFSELDERLEGTFVELKDILQELEDEAEKIEINPENLALLSELNNKINTLFLKHNVSDLNELKEIRDQLSGEQKGTAEIEANISEIELNISKKGKSLQSLAEKLSKNRKKSVPVFIKKAEDLLKKLGLEKAKVDIELTEIPEFNQFGRENIQLLFQANSGFPLKPIQTAISGGERSRVMLAVKKIIAESDMLPTLILDEIDTGVSGKVAEEIGNLMREMSQDMQLIVISHLAQVAAKGNDNYKVVKEDINGKTQSTIITLGEEEKLNEIAQLLSGSKITDAALAQAKELIG, via the coding sequence ATGCTTTCGAGAATATACATTAAAAATTTCGCCCTTATAGATGCATTAGATGTGTCTTTAAAAAATGGTTTACAGGTGATTACTGGGGAAACAGGTGCCGGAAAATCGATTATTTTGGGTGCGCTTCGGTTGATATTGGGCGAAAGGGCAGACTTAAAATCAATTTCCAAAACTGAAGAGAAGAGTATTGTAGAAACAGAGTTTGATCTAAACGATCAGTTTAAAAAATTCTTTATTGAAAATGATCTCGATTATGAGCATCAGACGATTATAAGACGTGAAATTTTGCCTTCAGGGAAATCCAGAGCATTTATCAATGATGTTCCGGTGACATTGGATGTGCTGAAAGAATTGACTTCACAGTTAATTGATATTCATTCACAGTTTGAAACGTCAAATCTTTTTACCGCAGATTATCAGTTTAAAATTATCGACGGACTGTCGGAAAATAAAAAATTCATTGAAGACTATCAGCAGGATTTTTTAGAATTTCAAAATTTAAAATTACAGCTTAAAAAACTACAGACTCAGCTTTCTGAAAACACAAAAGAGAGCGACTATAAACAGTTTTTACTGAACGAACTGGAAGATCTGAAGCTGGATGATGTAGATTATGATGATTTGCAGAATCATCTTTCCGTACAGGAAAATGCGGAAATGATTTCTGAAAATATAGCCCAGATTCTGGCAAGATTTCACCAGGAAGAAATCGGGATTCTGTCTTTCTTTAATGAAGCTAAAAATAAACTGTCGAAAATTGCCGAAGTTTCTCATTCTTTTTCTGAATTGGATGAAAGATTGGAAGGCACTTTTGTTGAATTAAAAGATATTCTTCAGGAGTTGGAAGACGAAGCGGAAAAAATAGAGATCAATCCTGAAAATTTAGCTTTACTTTCTGAGCTGAATAATAAAATTAATACCTTATTTTTAAAACATAACGTTTCAGATCTTAATGAGTTAAAAGAAATCAGAGATCAGTTATCAGGCGAACAAAAAGGAACAGCGGAAATTGAGGCAAACATTTCTGAAATCGAATTGAATATTTCAAAAAAGGGAAAATCGCTTCAGTCTTTGGCTGAAAAACTTTCAAAAAACAGAAAGAAAAGCGTTCCTGTTTTCATTAAAAAAGCAGAAGATCTGTTGAAAAAATTAGGTCTCGAAAAAGCAAAAGTAGACATAGAATTAACTGAAATTCCGGAATTTAATCAATTTGGAAGAGAAAATATTCAGCTACTGTTTCAGGCAAATTCAGGTTTTCCTTTAAAACCTATTCAAACTGCCATTTCCGGGGGTGAAAGATCGCGTGTCATGTTGGCAGTGAAGAAAATTATTGCTGAAAGCGATATGCTTCCGACTCTTATTTTAGACGAAATCGACACAGGAGTTTCAGGAAAAGTTGCTGAAGAAATCGGGAATCTGATGCGTGAAATGTCTCAGGATATGCAGCTGATCGTTATTTCTCACCTTGCGCAGGTTGCCGCAAAAGGAAATGATAATTATAAAGTTGTCAAAGAAGATATCAACGGCAAAACACAGTCGACCATCATCACTTTAGGCGAAGAAGAAAAACTGAATGAGATTGCACAATTGCTTTCCGGAAGTAAGATTACGGATGCTGCTTTGGCGCAGGCTAAAGAGTTGATTGGATAA
- a CDS encoding DUF5687 family protein translates to MFVQFLRLEIKSFFRGTSVGVNLAMKIFRFLGILSFIAYCIGAAFLAFFYVREEMEQDPIKIVSRFMILLCVADLVFKYLLQQMSTQNIKPFLTLNIPKKTLVNYTLIKTFLSPFSWMNSFFLVTFAIICLFNGFGFIGIVCWFISLSLLFYLNNFINVLVNNRENVAIALGIVFAIIGGLGYYNIIPLLDYAEKFFYSFYSKPYLVLLPIALFAGLWWICFRYIYKEFYLDQGLEAKKTFGKTENIAFLNKYGAIGSFINNDIKMLRRNKVTKGVLIGSFMFIFYGLLMFTSPIYKTPYMMMLMGLFVTGGFQFLFGQRVPSFDSSYYPLMMTLNVPYKEYLKAKWWLMNIVTAVSILVALFYAIISWEVYFSFFAAGLYNIGVNSQFTLWSGAFTKTQIDLNSKEKVMGQKNSFNLKSLLLLIPKMLLPIAVFGATKYFYGMTPAVMSIAVLGLIGFLFREKIFDIIVKQYKREKYSTLDAFKSKN, encoded by the coding sequence ATGTTTGTACAATTTCTGAGGTTAGAAATCAAAAGTTTTTTTAGAGGCACTTCGGTCGGAGTCAATCTGGCGATGAAGATCTTCCGGTTTCTCGGGATTCTCTCTTTTATCGCTTATTGTATTGGTGCAGCTTTCCTGGCTTTTTTCTATGTAAGAGAAGAGATGGAGCAAGACCCAATCAAGATCGTCTCGAGATTTATGATTCTTTTATGTGTTGCAGATCTGGTTTTCAAATATCTTCTGCAGCAAATGTCTACACAGAATATCAAGCCGTTTCTTACGCTCAATATTCCAAAGAAAACACTGGTCAATTATACATTGATCAAAACTTTTCTCTCACCATTCAGCTGGATGAATTCTTTTTTCCTGGTAACATTTGCCATCATCTGTCTGTTCAATGGTTTTGGCTTTATAGGAATTGTATGTTGGTTTATTTCGCTATCTCTGCTTTTTTACCTTAATAATTTCATTAATGTTCTCGTCAACAACAGGGAAAATGTCGCCATAGCGTTAGGAATTGTTTTTGCCATCATCGGAGGTTTGGGATATTACAACATCATCCCTCTTCTTGATTATGCTGAGAAATTTTTCTATTCATTTTATTCAAAGCCTTATCTGGTTCTGCTACCAATAGCTTTATTTGCAGGATTATGGTGGATCTGTTTCAGATATATTTACAAAGAATTTTATCTTGATCAGGGTCTTGAGGCTAAAAAAACTTTCGGGAAAACAGAAAACATCGCTTTCCTTAATAAATATGGAGCAATCGGAAGTTTTATCAACAATGATATCAAAATGTTAAGACGAAATAAGGTCACCAAAGGTGTTCTGATCGGGAGTTTCATGTTTATTTTTTATGGTTTACTGATGTTTACTTCGCCCATTTACAAAACACCTTATATGATGATGTTGATGGGATTGTTTGTGACAGGCGGTTTTCAGTTTCTGTTTGGGCAGAGAGTGCCTTCTTTCGATAGTTCCTATTATCCGCTGATGATGACGCTCAATGTTCCTTACAAAGAATATCTGAAAGCGAAATGGTGGCTGATGAATATTGTAACAGCGGTTTCTATCCTAGTTGCTCTTTTTTATGCAATCATCAGTTGGGAAGTGTATTTCAGTTTCTTTGCTGCCGGATTGTACAACATTGGTGTAAATTCTCAGTTTACGCTGTGGTCAGGAGCTTTTACCAAAACTCAGATTGATCTCAACTCTAAAGAAAAAGTAATGGGACAAAAAAATAGTTTCAATTTAAAAAGCCTTCTCCTGCTTATTCCTAAAATGTTGTTACCTATTGCTGTTTTCGGAGCTACAAAATACTTCTACGGGATGACTCCCGCCGTAATGAGTATTGCAGTTCTGGGATTAATAGGATTTTTATTCCGGGAAAAAATATTCGACATTATTGTAAAACAGTACAAAAGAGAAAAATACAGCACATTAGACGCATTCAAATCAAAAAATTAA